GCCGACGACATCCGTCGCATCGGTGCGGGCGATCTCAAGGCGCAGATCGACGAACTGCGCAAGAAGCTCAAAGGAGAAGGGCTGTTCGATCAGGAGAACAAGGTCGAGCTGCCAGAATTCCCGAAATGCATCGGGCTGATTTGCGCCCCTCAGGCGCGGGCGGAAGGCGACGTCATCACCAACGTCAACCTGCGCTGGCCGGCTGTGAAGTTCAAGGTCGTTCATGCCCACGTGCAGGGTGTGCAGTGCCCGTCCGATGTTATCGCCGCGATTCAAAAACTGGATGCCGACCCCGAGGTCGACGTCATTATCGTTGCCCGTGGCGGCGGCAGTTTCGAGGATCTCATCGGCTTCTCCGACGAAGGCGTGGTTCGTGCCACAGCGGCGTGCGAAACTCCAATCATCTCGGCCGTGGGACACGAGGACGATTGGACGCTGATCGATCTGGCATCCGATCTGCGTGCTTCCACCCCCACCGACGCCGCGAAGAAAGTGGTGCCGGACGTCCGCGAGCAATGGCAGCTCATCGCCAACGCCCGTGCGCAGATGAACATGCGAGTCCGGGCCCGTGTCGACAACGAAATCCGCGCCATCGAAGGCTATGCAAACCGCCCAAGCCTCACGCACCCGCAAACGATGCTTGAGCCGCACCAGCGCTTCATCGACGAATCCGTGCAGCGTATGCAGCTCGGGCTGACCCGCATTGTGGATGACGCTAGCCTGACCATCGAAAAGCTGCACGCCAGCCTGAGCGCTCTAAGCCCGCAATCCACGCTCGATCGTGGATACGCGGTAGTCCAGGCGGCCAATGGGCACGTGCTCGATGACGCTTCAGCCGTCTCCCCCGGCGACGTGCTGACCTTGACCCTGAGGAAGGGCGAGGTGGTCACCGAAACGAAATCGGTGAATCCGGAATAGGAAAGAACGAGATTGCTGCAATCGGAAATCAGGATATCGGTAGCGGCATTCGACTTTTGGATACAACAAACAGATCAATAACATCAATAAATAACAATATAAAGGACTGATCATGGCAACAGCAAACAAGGAATCGAAGGACGACAAGGCCGAGGACACGAAAGCGGCAAAAGGCACTGCCCCGGCTTCGAGCCTCACCGACAAGGAA
This genomic stretch from Bifidobacterium sp. ESL0690 harbors:
- the xseA gene encoding exodeoxyribonuclease VII large subunit gives rise to the protein MAFNTRYGYTAPDQAGFASGAGTNEQGPKPLDQLPRLARDTTPENPWPVSVVSQKYHDAVKRWPGSWIEGQIVEINMRRASSGYITLRDNFEDISISVMGFRNFVAMASNFHQGDRVVIHGKPDIWVKATRLSFVADDIRRIGAGDLKAQIDELRKKLKGEGLFDQENKVELPEFPKCIGLICAPQARAEGDVITNVNLRWPAVKFKVVHAHVQGVQCPSDVIAAIQKLDADPEVDVIIVARGGGSFEDLIGFSDEGVVRATAACETPIISAVGHEDDWTLIDLASDLRASTPTDAAKKVVPDVREQWQLIANARAQMNMRVRARVDNEIRAIEGYANRPSLTHPQTMLEPHQRFIDESVQRMQLGLTRIVDDASLTIEKLHASLSALSPQSTLDRGYAVVQAANGHVLDDASAVSPGDVLTLTLRKGEVVTETKSVNPE